A DNA window from Amycolatopsis sp. DSM 110486 contains the following coding sequences:
- a CDS encoding ABC transporter permease: protein MKNKALRWTVLALFGLYFLVPMGASVEFSLRDVNNTHSFSSWGKILDEPDLLPTLGTSLWVAAGTVALTLLLMVPTVSWVHLRKPKLRRLIEGVSLLPLVIPPIVLVNGVLVVFRDAPEVINGTPVILVLEYVILALPFTYRTLDAGLAAISLPTLVEAARSLGASWPTVLLRVIVPNIRSAVFGAAFLNLALVLGEYTLASILLMDTFPVWTVSTGQSEAGVSVAVSLLSLLVAFLLLFVLSLVAGRRKASRGVA from the coding sequence GTGAAGAACAAAGCGCTGCGCTGGACGGTGCTCGCGCTGTTCGGCCTGTACTTCCTCGTGCCGATGGGCGCGTCGGTGGAGTTCAGTCTCCGCGACGTGAACAACACGCACAGCTTCTCCTCGTGGGGCAAGATCCTCGACGAGCCGGACCTGCTGCCCACGCTCGGCACGTCGCTGTGGGTCGCGGCCGGCACGGTGGCGCTCACGCTGCTGCTGATGGTGCCCACGGTGAGCTGGGTGCACCTGCGCAAGCCGAAGCTGCGCCGCCTCATCGAGGGTGTGAGCCTGCTGCCGCTGGTCATTCCGCCGATCGTGCTGGTCAACGGCGTGCTCGTGGTGTTTCGCGACGCGCCGGAGGTGATCAACGGGACGCCCGTGATCCTCGTGCTGGAGTACGTGATCCTCGCGCTGCCCTTCACCTACCGCACGCTCGACGCGGGCCTGGCGGCGATCTCGCTGCCGACACTGGTGGAAGCCGCGCGCAGCCTCGGCGCGTCGTGGCCGACGGTGCTGCTGCGGGTGATCGTGCCCAACATCCGCTCGGCCGTGTTCGGCGCCGCGTTCCTCAACCTGGCGCTGGTGCTGGGCGAGTACACGCTGGCGAGCATCCTGCTGATGGACACTTTTCCCGTGTGGACGGTCAGCACCGGGCAGTCGGAGGCGGGCGTGTCCGTCGCCGTTTCCCTGCTGTCCCTGCTGGTCGCGTTCCTGCTCCTGTTCGTCCTGTCCCTTGTGGCCGGTCGCCGCAAGGCTTCGCGAGGTGTGGCGTGA